The Oryzias melastigma strain HK-1 linkage group LG3, ASM292280v2, whole genome shotgun sequence genome contains a region encoding:
- the nod2 gene encoding nucleotide-binding oligomerization domain-containing protein 2: MERLLKQRTEILRALCSGGSAEQLESILDVLLSKEEITWEDYQNIQVTGRPLNSNARQLLDLVYTKGADTCELFLAALKQILPKEQGAALHFLERSSTLDELEDTQGTWTEMVLRQRPSLVWKLQGCVHDAVDALVESGHFSSADANEVQLPVYTPSQQARRLLDHVRFKGESASKTLLQFVQQSEEPQSSQNQDELLNSREFLKKFKKKLRSFVSAQSCFLSTYGRTSHMSLEDIFTEVQLELPDNKPVRLEDIVSPEDAVNEEADTVLVSGVAGSGKSILLQRLHLLWSQGVALQDFLLVFPFSCRRLNSELRELSLQELLFQHCCWPDRGQEEIFQFILDHPRLILFTFDGLDELKQSFSDDQRLCCPTQRAPVHVLLFNLIQGSLMKGVWKVVTSRPDAVGPGLKQHLRREILLKGFSPVGIESFVRQHHRDPTVAAKVMESLQANTALLGLCHSPVLCWIVSQCHKELLGCGEGKPQTLTDVYLMILQHFFQHKHVLENPTGAGWLQEHVETVLNLGKLAFDGISTSCYVFSGIDLEMCNVAEREIWTGFLIQSRNVSQINGKCYEFLHLTIQCFFAALHFVLSPNVERSAVKKLFDLWDATEKGQNSTCFGVCLLDKRGRALKNDRNAAETPNLQIVSTFVSGLLSQRHKSLWLHYCSSAALEEKARQAAKSLSKGMHRHFRLIPRPVPGEKKSMHALPQFVWLIKCIYEMQDSKIAKDAMSKLEVDHLKLTYCDIGPVECTALAFVLQHLKNPIGINLDNNSVGDVGVEQLLPCMHICNSLYLRNNNITDEGIRKLTDKGVQWDNFQKIALFNNRLTDACTQHFSYLLKTKQNFLSLRLGNNNITADGAKLLAEGLKQNRSLTHLGLWGNHIGDEGAEVIANALESSPSLVWLSLVGNGVGSAGACALSKIIRNSPSLEELWLTDNCITRTGAESLIEALEKNQRVKSVWLRGNDLSSDEVTKLNQREPRLLF; this comes from the exons ATGGAACGTTTGCTGAAGCAGCGTACGGAGATTCTGCGTGCTCTCTGCAGCGGTGGCTCTGCTGAACAACTGGAAAGCATTCTGGACGTTCTGCTGTCTAAGGAGGAGATCACATGGGAGGACTACCAGAACATACAGGTTACAGGAAGACCACTGAACAGCAACGCCAGACAACTGCTCGACCTGGTTTACACAAAGGGTGCAGACACCTGTGAGCTCTTCCTCGCTGCTCTCAAACAGATTCTACCCAAAGAGCAGGGGGCAGCTCTGCACTTCTTAGAACGCTCATCCACTTTGGACGAACTTGAAGACACTCAGGGAACATGGACGGAGATGGTCCTAAGACAAAGACCCAGTCTGGTCTGGAAGCTGCAGGGATGCGTTCATGATGCGGTGGATGCTCTCGTTGAGTCCGGACACTTCTCCTCTGCAGATGCTAATGAAGTGCAGCTGCCTGTTTACACCCCATCTCAACAG gcGAGGCGTCTTCTGGATCATGTCAGGTTCAAAGGCGAGTCAGCATCAAAAACGCTGCTACAGTTCGTTCAGCAAAGTGAAGAACCCCAATCTTCCCAGAACCAGGACGAGCTCCTCAATTCTAGAG AGTTCCTAAAGAAGTTTAAGAAGAAGCTGAGAAGCTTCGTGTCAGCGCAGTCCTGTTTTCTCAGTACTTATGGAAGGACCAGTCACATGTCTCTTGAGGATATTTTTACTGAAGTCCAGCTGGAGTTACCTGACAACAAACCCGTGAGGCTGGAGGACATAGTCAGTCCTGAGGATGCAGTGAACGAGGAGGCGGACACGGTTCTGGTGTCCGGGGTGGCAGGAAGTGGGAAGAGCATCCTGCTGCAGAGGCTACACCTTCTCTGGTCTCAGGGGGTCGCCCTTCAGGACTTTCTCCTTGTGTTCCCGTTCAGCTGCCGCAGGCTGAACTCAGAGCTCAGAGAACTATCTCTGCAGGAGCTTCTGTTTCAGCACTGCTGCTGGCCGGACAGAGGGCAGGAGGAAATCTTCCAGTTCATCCTGGACCACCCGCGACTCATCCTTTTCACCTTTGATGGTCTAGATGAGCTCAAGCAGAGCTTTTCAGACGACCAGAGGCTATGCTGTCCCACACAGCGTGCGCCTGTACATGTGCTCTTGTTCAACCTGATCCAGGGATCCCTGATGAAAGGGGTGTGGAAAGTGGTCACCAGTCGTCCAGACGCAGTGGGTCCCGGCTTGAAACAGCACCTTCGCAGAGAAATCCTCCTGAAAGGCTTTTCTCCGGTAGGCATTGAGTCCTTTGTGAGACAACATCACAGAGATCCCACTGTAGCTGCTAAAGTGATGGAATCTCTGCAGGCGAACACAGCTTTGCTGGGATTGTGTCATAGTCCAGTTCTCTGCTGGATAGTCTCCCAGTGTCATAAAGAGTTGCTTGGCTGTGGGGAGGGGAAACCTCAAACCCTCACAGATGTTTATCTGATGATCCTGCAGCACTTCTTTCAGCACAAGCATGTTCTGGAGAACCCCACAGGAGCAGGCTGGCTGCAGGAGCACGTGGAGACGGTCTTGAACCTCGGAAAGCTTGCTTTTGATGGAATATCTACCTCATGTTACGTCTTTTCTGGCATTGATCTAGAGATGTGTAACGTAGCTGAAAGGGAAATCTGGACAGGTTTTCTAATacaaagcagaaatgtttcccAAATCAACGGCAAATGTTACGAATTCCTACATTTGACAATACAATGCTTCTTCGCTGCTCTCCATTTTGTTTTGTCACCTAATGTTGAGCGTTCAGCTGTGAAGAAACTATTTGATCTGTGGGACGCaacagaaaaaggacaaaacagcaCGTGCTTCGGCGTCTGCCTGCTGGACAAACGAGGTCGGGCTTTAAAGAATGACAGGAATGCAGCAGAAACACCTAATTTGCAGATCGTATCCACCTTTGTGTCTGGACTGCTGTCCCAGCGCCATAAAAGCTTGTGGCTCCACTACTGTTCTAGCGCTGCGCTGGAGGAGAAAGCCAGACAGGCGGCAAAAAGCCTTTCCAAGGGCATGCACAGGCACTTCCGGCTGATCCCCAGACCCGTGCCGGGAGAGAAGAAGAGCATGCATGCATTACCTCAATTTGTCTGGCTCATCAAGTGCATCTATGAGATGCAGGACAGCAAGATTGCTAAAGATGCGATGAGTAAGCTGGAGGTGGATCACCTAAAGCTAACCTACTGCGATATTGGCCCAGTAGAATGCACTGCTCTTGCCTTTGTGCTCCAGCATTTAAAGAACCCCATTGGTATAAATCTGGACAACAACTCCGTGGGTGATGTTGGAGTGGAGCAGCTTCTTCCCTGCATGCACATTTGTAACTCCTTGTA CCTCAGAAATAATAACATTACGGATGAGGGTATTCGCAAACTGACTGACAAAGGTGTGCAGTGGGACAACTTCCAGAAAATAGC GCTCTTCAACAACAGACTAACTGATGCTTGCACTCAGCACTTTTCTTACCTTCTGAAGACCAAGCAGAATTTCCTTTCTTTAAG gcTGGGAAACAATAACATAACAGCCGATGGAGCAAAGTTGCTGGCAGAGGGACTGAAACAGAACCGTTCTCTCACGCATTTAGG GCTTTGGGGAAATCATATTGGCGATGAAGGAGCAGAGGTCATCGCCAACGCTTTAGAGAGCAGCCCATCTCTGGTGTGGCTCAG CCTGGTGGGTAACGGCGTAGGTAGTGCAGGGGCCTGTGCTCTCTCCAAGATCATCAGGAACAGCCCGTCACTGGAGGAGCTCTG GCTGACAGACAACTGCATAACCAGGACGGGGGCGGAATCTCTCATTGAAGCCTTGGAAAAAAATCAGCGAGTGAAGTCAGTATG GTTGAGAGGTAATGACCTCAGCTCTGACGAAgttacaaaattaaatcagcGAGAACCAAGGCTTCTTTTTTGA